A window of the Calditrichota bacterium genome harbors these coding sequences:
- a CDS encoding membrane dipeptidase produces MKHFVLFCALSLLFLFLVAAKPSDDEALREKAAQIHKSVLTIDTHCDTPMRLVRGGWDVGVYHDPKDRESGKIDLPRMKQGGLDAEFFAVFLGQGPRTPEGIKAAREKADGIFQAIKQMCEKYGDTIELALNPDDAYRLEKEGKLACYIGMENGYPVGTDLNYLQRYYDMGARYITLCHTRNNDICDSSTDPNGPEFHGLSEFGEKVVAEMNRLGMMVDISHVSDESFYDVLKITKAPVIASHSDTRALCDNPRNLTDDMIKKLSENGGVLQMCLLSAYVKKPTPNPEREAAVEKLWQKYGKWDEIKSDSLREIVRKEYSGIREKYPEKLATVKDLVDQIDHVVELVGVDHVGIGTDFDGGGGLADCNDVSEMGNITLELVRRGYSEDDIRKIWGGNLMRVFRRVQEVAKELNQK; encoded by the coding sequence ATGAAACACTTTGTTCTCTTTTGTGCTCTCTCTCTCCTTTTTCTTTTTCTGGTTGCGGCAAAGCCCAGCGACGACGAAGCTTTGCGCGAAAAAGCGGCACAAATTCACAAATCGGTTCTTACCATTGATACGCATTGCGACACGCCCATGCGTCTTGTGCGCGGCGGCTGGGATGTCGGCGTTTATCATGATCCCAAAGATCGCGAAAGCGGAAAAATTGATTTGCCAAGGATGAAACAGGGCGGTCTCGACGCAGAATTTTTTGCTGTTTTTCTGGGGCAGGGTCCCCGCACGCCAGAGGGCATCAAGGCAGCACGTGAAAAAGCCGATGGTATTTTTCAGGCGATCAAACAGATGTGCGAAAAATACGGCGATACTATCGAGTTGGCGCTCAATCCCGATGATGCTTATCGCTTGGAAAAAGAGGGGAAATTAGCGTGCTACATCGGTATGGAAAACGGCTATCCTGTAGGCACGGACCTGAATTATCTGCAGCGATATTACGACATGGGCGCCCGCTATATTACTCTTTGCCATACGCGAAACAATGATATTTGCGATTCATCCACTGACCCCAATGGTCCTGAATTTCACGGACTCAGCGAATTCGGCGAGAAAGTCGTCGCGGAGATGAATCGGCTGGGGATGATGGTGGACATTTCGCACGTTTCCGACGAGTCATTTTACGATGTACTGAAAATTACCAAAGCGCCGGTGATTGCTTCGCATTCGGATACGCGCGCTCTTTGTGACAATCCGCGCAATTTAACCGACGACATGATTAAAAAATTGTCTGAAAATGGCGGTGTGCTGCAGATGTGTCTGCTCAGTGCCTATGTCAAAAAACCAACGCCAAATCCGGAACGGGAAGCTGCAGTGGAAAAATTGTGGCAGAAATACGGTAAGTGGGATGAAATCAAATCGGATTCTCTGCGGGAAATTGTCAGGAAAGAATATTCCGGAATCCGGGAAAAATATCCTGAAAAATTAGCGACTGTCAAAGACCTCGTCGATCAAATCGATCATGTTGTTGAATTGGTAGGTGTTGATCACGTCGGTATCGGCACTGATTTTGACGGCGGCGGCGGTCTCGCTGATTGCAACGATGTCTCGGAAATGGGCAACATCACGCTGGAACTGGTGCGGCGCGGCTATTCCGAAGATGATATTCGTAAAATTTGGGGCGGCAATTTGATGCGCGTTTTTCGCCGCGTTCAGGAAGTCGCTAAAGAATTGAATCAGAAATAA